A region from the Salvia splendens isolate huo1 chromosome 15, SspV2, whole genome shotgun sequence genome encodes:
- the LOC121766317 gene encoding transmembrane emp24 domain-containing protein p24delta9-like, with protein MNIPIQRKGFSLLLISVFSLWSRADSIRFDLESGHTKCISEDIKSNSMTVGKYQIVNPNDGHPLPDSHKITVRVTSAYGNSQHYSDDVTEGHFAFQAVEAGDYMACFFAADHKPSTTITVDFDWKSGVAAKDWTSVAKKGSVELMEIELKKMLDTVQTIHDEMYYLREREEEMQLLNKATNNKMFWFSFLSILVCLSVTGIQLWHLKSFFEKKKLI; from the exons ATGAATATCCCAATCCAAAGAAAGGGTTTTTCACTCCTTTTGATTTCAGTTTTCTCGTTATGGAGTCGGGCTGATTCGATTCGGTTCGATCTGGAATCCGGCCACACCAAATGCATATCAGAGGACATCAAGAGCAATTCTATGACCGTCGGAAAATACCAAATTGTAAATCCCAACGACGGACACCCTTTGCCTGACTCTCACAAAATCACCGTTCGG GTGACATCAGCGTACGGGAACAGCCAACACTATTCAGACGATGTCACTGAGGGGCATTTCGCTTTTCAAGCAGTGGAGGCAGGTGATTACATGGCTTGTTTTTTTGCCGCCGATCACAAGCCTTCTACCACCATAACCGTTGACTTTGATTGGAAGTCGGGCGTTGCTGCCAAGGACTGGACCAGTGTCGCCAAAAAAGGTTCTGTTGAG TTGATGGAAATAGAACTGAAGAAAATGCTGGACACAGTCCAAACCATCCACGACGAGATGTACTATCTACGCGAAAG GGAGGAAGAGATGCAACTGCTGAATAAAGCTACAAACAACAAGATGTTCTGGTTTAGTTTTCTATCGATTCTTGTGTGCCTATCTGTAACTGGAATTCAGCTATGGCATTTGAAGTCTTTCTTCGAGAAGAAGAAGCTTATTTAA